The Trachemys scripta elegans isolate TJP31775 chromosome 20, CAS_Tse_1.0, whole genome shotgun sequence genomic sequence attttaattctTCCTAGTTTTTGTAAATCCCTGAAATGATCAGTGGCAATTTGTATAGAACATGTTGTTCCCAATCATGCCAGCAATCGGGAAGGAGTGTGAGCTAATGATTAGAGGGGACTGAGTCCAAACttctgggtcctattcccagctgAGTCACTAACTGAGTGTGGGACCTCAGGCAAGTCGcttaacctccctgtgcctctgtttcccaaacCATAATAGGAGGCTCATGATACATGCCTACCTCATTGGGTGTTTGAGAGTTAGCTCAATAATGGTATTGCTTTGTAGCTGAAAAGTGGTGTTCATGTGCTCActaatttttccttttggctgcaTTTCAGGCACTAGTGCGTACATTTTTGCAGGTGCATTTGCCAGTTTTATGATGCACATCAAAAAAGCTGAGGACAGTTTCATAAACACACACAGCATTTCATGTACTGGTTTATCTGAATCTATCTACACTGGCTTCGTACAGTGAAGACTCAGCTATGAATCTGATGCAGAGAAGGCTTCATCATCTTTAAATTGTACCAAACAGAAcaaaactattatttattataatgtcACTATGTTCTTCCTAGGTTCTACCAAACATTTCAGATCTGTATCTAAATGATGCACCTCCAGTCCCCACTCTGGCAGATATTGCATGGATAGCGGCAGATGAAGAAGAAACGTATGCTAGAGTCAGgtatttttactttctttctcACCCAATAGCTTTCCGTTCTTCCATTCTTCCTGTACAGCGACTTTTTTTGTGAAAGATAAAACAGTAACTGATCAAATGCTCATAATTTCTAGTCACTTGAGTTGTTCTGGTGAGATGCCTATTGATTGATTTTATTGAAAGTTGATCTACAGAGAGGAGGGATGAGAAGTTTTGGCCAAGGACACTAGGGCAAACTCTTACAGAAAGTGCCAGGGGATACTTAACGTTCAAGAAGAGTGGCTAGGCTCTTAGTTTTTAAGATCGTAATTGAAAGACCTCCACCTAGTAAACTACATGGTGCTCAGGATATCTACGTCAGAAGGATGAAGGGCTGTCATATTCCTTCTGGGATTTATACCTGTTTGTCCAGAGAGTCCACTTCTATCCATTTCGCTTTTTGAAGCTCTGGGGCAGGCCAGTAACTTTAATATTAACGTGTcttgtgaaaaataaaatgcaggccCTTTGCAGTCTGAAAAACTATGTAATGGGGACAGGTGATgcccccatgcacacacaatcTCAAATGCCGCTCCATTGCATAGAAATGTAAACCAGCCAGCAGAGAGGAATATCCTGCTGGCCTCCCGGTTAACGCTCTAGACTGAAAGTTCAGAGGCTTGGTTTTTTGTTCCTgcgtctgccacagactttgggCAGCagtttctgtgcctcattttcctcctTTGTAGAACAGGGATAATATCTACCTCCCCTGAGTATCCTGATTcattgtttgtaaaatgctttgcagTTCTTGGGTGGCAGGCTGTGGAATTATTGCTTGAGTGGGGTCTGTTCCGTTTGTGTGACTGATGGGCTTTTGTGCTGTACTTTTTAGGAGTGACACACGCCCACTGAAGCACAAGTGGAAGCCCAGCCCGTTCTTTGTGATACAGCGAAACGCTTCAGTCCCCAACTTGAGAAAGCAGGAAGAGAAGCTGCTGGTCTTGAAGAAACCTGGTTTACCGGCCCTCAGTCGGACGACAGAGCTTCAAGATGAGCTGAGTCTCCTGCGGAGTCAAATAGCTAAAATTGTAGCTGCAGATCCAGGTAGGAACATAACAGCCCTTCTTCTCTAACCATAAAAGACTTGAGACTGTGAACAGTGATTCCGCTGTAAAAAGCAGTACTGGTCCGATACATTGCCAGTATTCTGGCTTTTTGCATAAAAATGCAAGACAATAGATATTTTGTCGTCTTTGGATCCCTCTCTCTAGTATGTGCCTTAGCGATCTAATCCAATATATACGTTTGTAATGGTCCAGACAGCTCATTGTTACAACTACAGCTGAGTTGAGCATCCTAGGAGTTTATTGACTAGTGAGGATCAGCATGGTTATCTCCCATTGCTTTCTAAGAGCTGGCAGTGGCTTAAATGGAATACAGCCATTTCTAGCATCCATGTAGTGGAGCACAAATGACATAAACGGCTAGACTTATAGAATTCATAATGGCTGAGTCCATTTCTTCCCTCCCCTTGTTGGTGCAATGTCATCTGTGATGTCAACAGAATGAATGGTATTGTTTGTACGTATTGGCATTTGTTTGATTAGaaacctctcccccctcccctcccccccccacacttatttttaaaataagtgcaACCAAAATCAACTTACTGTACTGgagatggtgggggagggtgttgaGTTTCCAGACTGGGTGCCTCCCATTGAATGAAAACGTTGGGGATTTAGTCTTGTCATTCTTGCCCCCAGGCCTGTTGTTGGTGTTTAAAAAGGGTTCTTTTCCTGTGTTTCTTTGGGAGTGTGATGTAAGTGTTCTGGTTTTTCGTGACCAGAGATGAGTACTAATTGTTCTCGGGCCACTTACGCTTTTTGAGAAGAGGCCAGCTGGAGTTCacagattaatagattataaagccagaagggaccattgtgatcatctagtctgaccatgtGCACATCATCTTCTTGAATTAATTCTAGCTGGTTAACTGCTCCTGTCGTAAACACACTGATTTTAGTTGTGTTTTAAGCTCAAAAAATGCAAgtaaatttaatgtgaaagaggaAATTCCACCCTTCAATTTGCTCTTATGGTCTAGCTTCTGCTGGGTGGCTCTGGAAGTAAACAGGATGCTATGTTTGGTGAAACTCCAGAGTACACTGTGGCATCACATGCTTGTCTGTACTGCTGACCAATCAGTCACAGAGCTGTGCAAGACCAGAAGTAGTCTTGGGGCCTTGTCAATCTTACAACTTTAAAACCTTTTGAAAGTAGAAACTTGGCTCATTACTGGAACTTGAACCTTCTCCAAAACAGCTTCTCTTGTACGAAGCTGCTGCATGTTATTCATGTGCAGTGCACTTGAACTGTTGGGGTACAACCAAGGTATAAAGGGAGTGGTTATGATTTGGCTTTCTGTCAATGGCATAAAAGGGGCAAAAATTGTAACTTTTTGTATGGCAAAAAATGCGAAagccttttccatttttaaataaaatgtcataACACTATCTTAAATACTGCTTTGTCATGGAAAATTGTCCTAAGTGAAATATCCTTTATTCTGCAATTAAACAtagtttacctttttttaaatttaaaacccaGAGCACTCTTCCATACTCGACTAGAGAACCAAATCTAATCCTTCAGGGAGAAGGAGACAGTTGAGTAGGGTGACACTTCTTTGAAAAATACCTTGTGTCGTGGGATCTGTCATAAGTCAGAGCTGTGACAAACTTACAGCCTTATAAACAATATAAGCCATTgctcatacacctctacctcgatataatgctgtccttgggagccaaaaaatcttaccacgttataggtgaaactgcgttatatcgaacttgctttgatccgccggagtgcatcgcgctgctttaccacgttatagccagattcgtgttatatcgggtcgtgttgtatcggggtagaggtgtagttagttCCATTACAAGGGGAGACACTTGTCATTACATCCTCAGACTGTACTGGATTTAGTTTGAATGTTGGCCTCTGCATTTCAGACATGAATCTTATGTATTAGGTTCAGCACATTCTAACTTATTTTAGCCATCTTTAATATATCAGATGCCCACTTGGAATACATAGGATATTGTTGTCTGGATcacaagtaatttttaaatgagaTGCGGTACAAAGTAGGCGATCTAGCATATCTATGATGATCcactcagggcagaatttggccacaaGTTTATAGGTCCCAGTTACATGCACAGAATACTTAGGGGAGCACTTACCGAGGTGGaacctgaggcagagaggttcTCTGGGACAAGCAGTAAAGTGGGAGGTTAATAATAGACTAGATTGTGGCTCTTGCTCTGAATACATCAGCCTTGTCTCATCCCCACGCCAGGTgatattattatatttttgtgTAGCTGCCTCACTGCAAACTCTGGTCCAGTCATTGTTTTCCAAAGAGATTCACTCAGTGATTTCAAGCATTTTGGAATTGTTCTTGCTGGTTATTTTGCTAGGAAACTCGGGCATTTTCCATGCCTTTGGGTAGGGCATGGTGCATTCTTTCTTAGAGACACACACTCTGACACGGTGGTTGATACTATCTCACAGCAGATTAAGAATTTTTCTAAACTCTTCCAAGATACTTCATGGTCATATTTAGGTTGCATATGTAGAACAATAATTACTTTTTCCTGATCTCTGGTGCATTTGTAGTCTTACAAAAAGACAAAGCGCAGATGAAGGGGGAAAGGGATCTGTATGGAAAAACAATCCATAATTCAATACAGAATGTATTGTGCAGAGTCAGGTAGTTTAAGGGAAGTACATTTGCATCTTGTTGTCTATAAGCCATAAGGTATCAAAATACATACACACTAAAAGGCTGAAAGAACTCCAGGGGTGGGGAAGCCATCTCACCAAGGTTCTTGGAGACCATGAAAGTGAAGGACATCTCCTCTTAAGAGATTCTGTTACCCTCATTCTTCCTCCTTGTGTAAGATCCAAGAGGAACAATTGAATTTGAAACAAAGAGTGGAGAAAAATGTCATGTATTGAGAGCAAGATGTCGGATCAGTCATATAAACTGTTCAACTCACCTTTAAGTAGAGGAAGATAATTGTGAGCGGATCAGAGGTCCACATGGGAAACACTGATCATATTTCTCTCTCCCCGCTCCTTCCCTGGCAATGTTCCCAAGTTTGTCAGCTGGTTTATAAGGGCCTTTTGCAAAGTCTACAGCGTGTTCTGATTTCAGTACTTTGGATTTATAATTGAGAAGATAGTTGCAGCCAAGTAATCTGATGATCCAAGCGATAACTACAGTTCTCAATCTCATTTTGGAGGTGTTGGTGGAAAGTAATAGGTAATGTGCAATTGGCTTTTATCTACATCAAAAAAATGACTCtgatggctggaaactgaaagcGAGTCTGTGCGGTTCTGTACGCTCCTTTCAGACACCGAAAAGGCCCTTCTAGAAGATGCGTATACTCTAACATGTTAAATAAATTAGGGAAAAATCCAAGGTCCCAAAGAGAATTGGAATCCGAGTCAGAATTTAAAATGAAGGAGTTGCTAGTTCCCAGTCCTGTGTTCGTACTGTGTCGTGTAGAAATGCCTGAGTTTCATGTGTAATGGGTTTTCAGAACAAAATGGAAAGGAAGCAACTTGGTAGAGGCATTGTGTAAGGGGGACAGCCCAGGTTAGAGGCTCTAGGAGGAAGGCCCTGGATTAGAAGAGGAAGAATGGCCTTTTGGTTAAGGAATTCAACTGGGACCCAAGAGACCTTTGTTCTGTTCCCAGATTTCACAGATGTCTTTCTTTAACCATATAACGtaatctctgtgcctcggtttcccaccTGAAAAATGGGTATACTACTTCCCTGGCTCCTAGAGGGCTTGTGAGGATAAAGTCCGTCTTTGCGAGATGCGTAGTAATATAGTGATAGAAGCTATATGTGTACCCAGATTTGTAGACAGAAGCATGGTATAAGAGGCAGTGGGGATGAGAGCTGTAGCGGAGGGACGGGAGGGATGTGGGAAGCAGTGTGCATGTGGAGGGTAAAAGGGAAAGCCCTTGGTCATGTTTATTTTTGCATAACTTGGGGGAGGTTGGCCAAGATCTGAGCTTGATTTATATTCTACTGCTTAGAAAAATAAGGTGCTTTGGCACTAGTTTATGTATCTacatatattgttttctttttcagcttccgCTTCATTAACGCCAGATTTATTATCTCCAGGAAGTTCAAATGTATCTTCTCCCTTACCTTGTTTTGGATCCTCATTCCAATCTACAACTTCCTTTGTCATTAGTGATATCACAGAGGAGGCAGAATTAGAAATTCCGGAGCTTCCATCAGTTTCCATGCTTTGTTCTGCAACCTCTGAATGTTGTAAACCAGAACCAAAGGATGTTGACGAGGAAGATTCTGTGTCTCTTTCGAAGGCCAGCAGTTTTGCAGACATGATGGGCATACTTAAAGACATTCATAGGATGAAACAGAACAAAGATTTGTAAGTCTTTCCTGAAcctcttttattttctgtgtgaacgctcctgtcctctttttttgtttcaaagcATTGTAGACACATTGAATATTGCGTTCATCTGCTTGTCTTTCATGCTATAATCATGCTTTACAAAGAAATATTTGTTGTACATTAGAACTGCTGATATTTCTAGATCTGTTTTATTTGCCTCCCATCCACACCAAAAATCATCTTGCTTTTCTTACTGTTTAGCAAaatgtgtggggagaggagacatCCATGAGTGAAGCCCTCTGAGACACTACCTTACTATTGTCAGATATCTGCACACCTCTCACCTCGAAACTCTGTGTGCATTCCATGCAATGTCTGATTAGGCGAACCGCCCACCTCATGCTTTTTTCCTCATAAGCGCTGTCCTGAAGCAGATTTATCGTACTGTTGTCTTGTAACCTGGAAATGCCAAGTCACTGACATGCTTACCTGTGCATTGTCGGAGACAGGACCCTCCCGCTGAAGAAATACCTTCTCTAATATCTCAGCTGGCATTCGTACTGTCCTTGTTTCACATGGACGCCATGGAATTAGACTGACGCTCAGCCCTTTCACCAGCACGCTCCAAAATCCATGTGGCCACTTCTATGGTATTGTGGGGAGCCCTATTCAATATCAGAATAAAGAACATTTTGAATCATCATTATGTTCCTTTATGAATTTTATGCCTAATCCAATTAAAGAGAAGTGTAATTCTCTGGCcccaaacaaaactgaaatatacTCTGTACAGATCAGCCTGCACTGAAGTATCATTGCTCtcaaattttccaaagaaatatTATTCAGAAGTGGAAATTTATCCCTCCTCCATTATATAATTCTTGCCATTAATCTTTCTGGAGGCTGGAGTAGGAGTCAGAGCTTAAATGAATTTCTCCCGATCATGAATACACTGGATATGTATCCTCTTTTGAATTGCAGATTGAAGTTTTTTCCTGCCTGTCCAAAGGAGCTTTTTTTGGCATCCTTTGCGATGTTGATTTATCCCAGTCAAAGgagatggaattttcaaaaaagtaCTTGTCGTTTTGCAGGATTTAGTGGGGTTGCATCAACGTCTGTTGTCAGGCATTAGGTAATTTAGTCTGCGATGTCGTATTTGGTAAATGTGAATCATCTTCTTTTGGTGATCGAAAGCCAGACTTTCTTCAGACTGTGTTCAATTTGAACCTCCATCAGAAATGGACTAAAACTTAGCTAAAGGGCCTACATTCGTTACACTTGTGCAACACAATATTTAACCCTAATTGaataaatttgttttcaaaaagaTAAAGTAAACTTCTCCTGGAAGATAAACTCTTGTGTGGAGGGAAATTGCCAAACACCTGGGGCATATTGGGCCTGGGAATCGTGCACTATGCAGAACAACGCTGATCAGGGAAAGACCTGCAATGGAAGAGTCAGGAAGCTCATTCCCCATGTCAGAAGCTGCAGAGAAGGCGGCTCTCACACCAGCATTCCCAGGATCACTGGGAAGGTGCTAGATGAATAGGGATTGGTGCTGAGGCATTTCACAAGGTCTTTGAGGCGGACTGGCACAAATCCGTGGAGAGTTTTAGAAACCAGCATGGTGACTTTTTTAGGCTTAATCTTAAAATGACTGTTGAACTAGTGGATGCACTTGGTCGAGCAGCTTGGTTAGCGTGAGAATGCAGATAGCAATATTATCCCCATGCTGGACCTATTCAGTCATCTTGCATAGGGTAATCCCTTCAACAGACATAGCTGAAGTCCTCTTAAAAGCTTGTCATGGGTGGGATAGGGGGGATTATGGTATAAATGCTCGTATTTTGACTTTATGCCTCCCTGGCCAAAATGCATAGGGATAACTAATGATGAATGAAAAGGACTGTTTGTGGGATGTTTTACATCTTGTTCCTGAACCAGCTGAATAGAAGAATGCCACTGGCGTGAGTATTGGGCAGGAGGGTAGGCAGAGAGAATGTCGGACACAACCTCTCCCTAGGATCAGCAGGAATGGAGCACTGCCACTGAGAACAAATCTAGGTGAAACTGTGCCCCTGCCTGTGACCTGAGGACTTGAAGACAACTGCAGGCTTTAACTCTTCCAGCAACTATCCTCCCCCGCTCCTCGTGCAGGGAAGGCTCTAGTGTGAACCCTCAGGGCATTTCAGATCAAGTTAAAGGACTTGTCCAGCACAGCAAGATTTGATGGTGTTGACATATACGCGGCTGGTTATGCAGATAGTTCTATACAAGGCATGATTGACTTTCAGGGTAGCACCATCCTCATTTTTTCCAGTCATTCTATTTCCCCAAATGAGATGGAATTGCATGATTCCCCAGGAAGTCAGTATACATCCACCTGAGCAGTAGGTGAGTCTCGTGCCGTGAATAGGCTCTGCATAGGTGGGGGGCAGGTGGTCTGAGCCATGGGAATGGATGGACAGCCAGCCGTGATAACACACAGCTATGCAGAGGGTGGCACAGAGAAAAGGGCCCAATTTTCTTGCTGCTTGTTTatcagcagttcccattgacttcactggaagtcACTCATCTGCAGGGGGAGCAAGAGAATGGGACCAGTATAATTTTAGGGACTGGGGATACACATACACTGCTACGACCATGCTGCTGTAGCGCCACAACATAGACACTTCCTGTGTCAACGGAAGGGGATTTTCtgtcgctgtagttaatccacctctccaagaggtggtaacTAGGTCGGAAgaaattcttccatccacctagctgCCTCTACACTGGGGTAGGTTGAGTTCACCATGGCACGACATTCTTCAAAGCCCTGAGCAACTTAACTAGAtggatctaatttttaagtgtagaccaggcatgtATCTAATGGTTTATGCCTTTCTCCAAAGAAGGGGCTAGTTCTTCTCTAGGTAGCTATGTTCCAATGGCCTGATTCCATGAAGAGGCGGTATTACCAGTAACTATTAGCACAGACGTCTATAAAGTAGAATACAAATGTCTTTTATGAGGATATCTAACAAATTCTATCCCACTGGGACTGGGCGGGCAGAGAGCAGGAAGAGCTCTGCTTTTCTGTTCTGCCAAGTTAGCCGAGGCCTGTTTCCCACAAGGAATAACTGCTTGCCTGATTAACAGGAGAAGCTGAATCACATTGTATGCAAATTTATTTTAGTGTATTATTGAtagctctgttttttttcctgatgggGTTCAGAATGAATGGCCCAGATGTTAGGCAAATACTGCGGTAGCAATAACAGGAATTGCCATGTCTCCAGTGGATTTACCAAAAGATAACGGCATTCATTTGTGGAAAGGTTGTGGTGATGTGTGTTTTCGCCAATGCTTCCTCTGAGGCTGTATAACCAAATCTATAACCATAGGCTTCACACCATGTATTGCTCTTGTCTGTCCCTCTATCTTAGCCTATTGCCTTGCCTCCAGTGTGTATAGTACATGCGCTTGGAGATGAGGGTTACAATATCTGAATGAGAGCTGGATGAATAGCCGTGAATGATGTATTCCATGTGACTTTGCAATTAACTGATGAACAATTGTCTTCATTGTTTGACCAGCACAAATTGATGATTGCCCTCCAGGCCAGCCCCATACCATGGTGACGTGCCATATATCTGATGAGAGTTAGTTGGGACTCCCTAATATGCTGTGGGGGGAGCAGCTTGTACCTCCCTGACTGGCTGAATGCAGCACTTACTTATTGTTGGCCTGGAGAACAATAACAAGACCCTAGAAGTCTAGATTTCTTGTGGTGAATTGCTGGGCTTGAATTGCCCAGCCCTAGAATCTAATTGATATGGCTTTTTGCTGTCTTATCTTGTTGACGTCAGTTCCGTATTTCACATAAAATGTTTAGTGAACAAAAACAAGTGAATGTGAAAAGATCGGGTGGGGTTATTCTTAGAACACCTGTTATTTCGCAGCTGATGTACGTTAATGAGTTGTGAAATATCCTTGCCACAGCCACTGATAGTAAATGATCTCAATCAGCTTAGAACTGATTATAGAGTCAT encodes the following:
- the MTFR1L gene encoding mitochondrial fission regulator 1-like isoform X2 encodes the protein MFPGVTIFVSDLIVHPVWEPSLQPEMETESTIPIWQNKPHGSSRSVVRRIGTNLPLKPCPRASFEVLPNISDLYLNDAPPVPTLADIAWIAADEEETYARVRSDTRPLKHKWKPSPFFVIQRNASVPNLRKQEEKLLVLKKPGLPALSRTTELQDELSLLRSQIAKIVAADPGTELY
- the MTFR1L gene encoding mitochondrial fission regulator 1-like isoform X1, coding for MFPGVTIFVSDLIVHPVWEPSLQPEMETESTIPIWQNKPHGSSRSVVRRIGTNLPLKPCPRASFEVLPNISDLYLNDAPPVPTLADIAWIAADEEETYARVRSDTRPLKHKWKPSPFFVIQRNASVPNLRKQEEKLLVLKKPGLPALSRTTELQDELSLLRSQIAKIVAADPASASLTPDLLSPGSSNVSSPLPCFGSSFQSTTSFVISDITEEAELEIPELPSVSMLCSATSECCKPEPKDVDEEDSVSLSKASSFADMMGILKDIHRMKQNKDLNRTLLKEEDPAVLISEVLRRKFALKDEDVTMKEN